A genomic segment from Polyangium mundeleinium encodes:
- the pgl gene encoding 6-phosphogluconolactonase, with amino-acid sequence MSEVSTARFEVTVAESEAEHAALGAEILARAIDAAVRARGSAKVALSGGSTPGPVYRRLAQMALPLDRIDWFWVDERAGDPTSPRSNFRAARADLGLDRADVAARVHRMEAEDPDLAAAAARYEALLRRTFGVASAVAFDVMTLGIGDDGHTASLFPAAGATAIDDRLVAAIGAQPAKGLEARLTLTAPVLCEARTVLVLARGAAKQRPIASAWSEGPEEEVPARVLLRARGQVVWLVDRDAYPTG; translated from the coding sequence ATGAGCGAGGTCTCCACGGCGCGTTTCGAGGTGACGGTCGCGGAGAGCGAGGCCGAGCATGCGGCGCTCGGGGCCGAGATCCTCGCGCGGGCGATCGACGCGGCGGTGCGGGCGCGCGGGTCGGCGAAGGTCGCGCTCTCGGGCGGATCGACGCCGGGTCCGGTCTACCGGAGGCTGGCGCAAATGGCGCTGCCGCTCGATCGGATCGACTGGTTCTGGGTGGACGAGCGCGCGGGGGATCCGACCTCGCCGCGCTCGAACTTCCGGGCGGCGCGCGCGGATCTCGGGCTCGATCGGGCGGACGTCGCGGCGCGCGTGCACCGGATGGAGGCGGAGGATCCGGATCTCGCGGCGGCGGCAGCGCGGTACGAGGCGCTCTTGCGGCGTACGTTCGGCGTGGCGAGCGCGGTCGCGTTCGACGTGATGACGCTCGGCATCGGGGACGATGGGCACACGGCGTCGCTCTTCCCGGCGGCGGGCGCGACGGCGATCGACGATCGGCTCGTCGCGGCGATCGGAGCACAGCCGGCGAAGGGGCTCGAAGCGCGACTCACGCTCACGGCGCCGGTGCTCTGCGAGGCGAGGACCGTGCTGGTTCTCGCGCGTGGTGCCGCGAAGCAGCGGCCGATCGCGTCGGCGTGGTCGGAGGGCCCCGAGGAGGAGGTGCCGGCGCGCGTGCTCCTTCGGGCGCGGGGCCAGGTGGTCTGGCTCGTGGATCGGGACGCCTACCCGACCGGGTGA
- a CDS encoding GNAT family N-acetyltransferase, which translates to MLPLRAIFSGKRVALRAPRVSDAPRIVEIRTRSREFLRAWVPVPGPDEFDVDLARTRLLRDRRDIRADRHYRFCMTLGEDGPVIGRVALTQVFRGIFQSASLGYWVDVEHHGQGFTTEGVRLALDVAFREIGLHRIQAAIMPHNAASLAVARKCGLRHEGRAARYLQIDGAWQDHLLFAVTAEDWPAAPR; encoded by the coding sequence GTGCTTCCCCTCCGCGCCATCTTCTCGGGCAAGCGCGTCGCCCTCCGCGCGCCCCGCGTCTCGGACGCGCCGCGCATCGTCGAGATTCGCACCCGGTCGAGAGAATTCCTGCGAGCCTGGGTGCCCGTGCCCGGCCCGGACGAATTCGACGTCGACCTCGCGCGTACCCGTCTTCTTCGGGATCGCCGTGATATCCGCGCCGACCGCCACTACCGATTCTGCATGACCCTCGGCGAGGACGGGCCCGTCATCGGCCGCGTCGCCCTCACCCAGGTCTTTCGCGGCATCTTCCAGAGCGCGTCTCTCGGCTACTGGGTCGACGTCGAGCACCATGGACAAGGCTTCACCACGGAGGGGGTAAGGCTTGCGCTCGACGTCGCCTTTCGCGAGATCGGCCTGCACCGCATCCAGGCCGCCATCATGCCCCACAACGCCGCGAGCCTCGCCGTCGCCCGCAAGTGCGGCCTCCGGCACGAAGGCCGCGCCGCGCGGTACCTCCAGATCGACGGCGCGTGGCAGGATCACCTGCTCTTCGCCGTCACCGCGGAAGACTGGCCCGCCGCGCCGCGGTGA
- a CDS encoding AAA family ATPase, whose product MPTRSFAPVPFLVRRPLGPAFVGRARELELLHAVLQGEERAIGVCGRSGIGKTALAFAYTNRYQHAYPGGVYWVDAPSGCDEGFAALATAIGLRAEGPLSDRRRQLVQAFAKHLRLRPDALLVIDGVPAPSALSARVLGFVPAELACRLLFTMRAPPGNLVLPTFDLGPLAEEARVELLLSGLEMPDAEEMEAARRVCGALARNPLLVSIAAGWLARRPGRSAGDLARRLAGAEVAAARAAVLKLGWDDVPEGEARRLLALLSMGKGEALVPATRLAWLEGRRAGEPIQAAVRALAATNLVDVDKAGQARLWPDVRAFVEGALDPVFRDELRVQAAAHLERALGDVGSIERDVAERGIAAVLADVRASSAWAAGARGVASMRGALELEANALVGWDASREPAFFLQQLRARAEAFEGANFTEALDGALAARHSPWIRVRSRTSRRGEVSARVLEGHAAKVNAVAITRDGRLALSASDDRTVRVWDLEAGQALFVLTGHVSAVRGVVVSADGRTAASGAADGSLFVWDLATARVTRHLRGHTGVVHAVALAEDAGTVVSASEDGTVCVWSLSTGELVRTLHGHVGGVHGVAITADGRSCVSAGEDDEALWLWDVDAGRVENAPDAPGSPRSAVAMKAEGRVLVAASHEDAVLCWAPLEGSPPELLAGHTDGVTSVAMTPDGRFLASGSWDHTVRMWDLDARIPLGVLHGHAEGVQAVALTPDGRTVVSGGEDRTVRVWDLGTNVAPGVPGGHHARVSALAATPDGSFVVSASFDDTLRIWDARQGALHAVLEGHALWVHGVAVTPDGKRVISASVDGSLRVWDVATGQLAWVISYLPGRGPGTMSLGREGVPLCAPLLVDERGTRVITKSQEGALAAWDLTEGQRVRTYGTGREEPLCGALVGNRLAAGGADGQVVLWDVGSAAQVSELVGHEAAVRAVGMSADGGFLVSASEDHTIRVWDLGAGRVVRVLAGHRAPVGALAWLGDARHLVSASEDRTIRVWDLATGGSVARLVVREPVEALAAGPGARSIVAGDRAGHVSFLELEGTD is encoded by the coding sequence ATGCCGACTCGCTCGTTTGCGCCCGTGCCATTTCTCGTCCGCCGGCCTCTCGGGCCGGCGTTCGTCGGACGCGCGCGGGAGCTCGAGCTCCTGCACGCGGTGCTGCAGGGGGAAGAACGCGCGATTGGCGTCTGCGGTCGATCCGGGATCGGAAAGACGGCGCTCGCGTTCGCTTATACGAATCGATACCAGCACGCGTATCCAGGGGGCGTGTATTGGGTCGACGCGCCTTCGGGGTGCGACGAGGGATTCGCGGCGCTCGCCACGGCGATCGGGCTCCGGGCCGAGGGGCCGCTCTCCGATCGGAGAAGGCAGCTCGTCCAGGCGTTCGCCAAGCATCTGCGTCTCCGGCCAGATGCGTTGCTCGTGATCGACGGCGTCCCGGCTCCGAGCGCGCTCTCGGCGCGCGTGCTCGGGTTCGTCCCGGCGGAGCTCGCGTGCAGGCTCCTGTTCACGATGCGCGCGCCGCCGGGGAACCTCGTGCTCCCCACGTTCGATCTCGGCCCGCTCGCGGAGGAGGCGCGGGTCGAGCTCCTGCTCTCCGGGCTGGAGATGCCCGACGCGGAGGAGATGGAGGCTGCGCGGCGGGTGTGCGGGGCGCTCGCGCGGAATCCGCTCCTGGTGTCGATCGCGGCGGGCTGGCTCGCGCGGCGGCCCGGTCGCTCGGCCGGAGACCTCGCGCGACGGCTCGCGGGCGCGGAGGTCGCGGCGGCGCGCGCGGCCGTGCTGAAGCTCGGGTGGGACGACGTGCCCGAAGGCGAGGCGCGGCGGCTCCTCGCGCTGCTCTCGATGGGCAAGGGAGAGGCGCTCGTGCCGGCGACGCGGCTCGCCTGGCTGGAAGGGCGACGGGCGGGAGAGCCGATCCAGGCGGCGGTCCGGGCGCTCGCGGCGACGAACCTCGTGGACGTGGACAAAGCCGGTCAGGCGAGGCTCTGGCCGGACGTCCGGGCGTTCGTGGAGGGCGCGCTCGATCCCGTATTTCGGGACGAACTCCGTGTCCAGGCAGCGGCGCACCTCGAACGCGCGCTCGGCGACGTCGGGAGCATCGAGCGCGACGTCGCCGAGCGAGGCATCGCGGCTGTGCTTGCAGACGTGCGGGCCTCGTCGGCCTGGGCGGCGGGGGCCCGGGGGGTCGCGTCGATGCGCGGCGCGCTGGAGCTCGAGGCGAACGCGCTCGTCGGCTGGGATGCGTCGCGCGAGCCTGCGTTTTTCTTGCAGCAGCTCCGGGCGCGGGCCGAGGCGTTCGAAGGGGCGAATTTCACCGAGGCGCTCGACGGGGCCTTGGCGGCGCGGCATTCGCCGTGGATCCGGGTGCGGTCGAGGACGAGCCGCCGCGGGGAGGTTTCCGCGCGTGTGCTCGAAGGGCACGCGGCGAAGGTGAATGCCGTCGCAATCACGCGGGACGGGCGGCTCGCGCTCTCGGCCTCCGACGATCGGACGGTGCGCGTGTGGGATCTCGAAGCCGGGCAGGCGCTCTTCGTGCTGACGGGGCACGTGTCGGCCGTGCGCGGGGTCGTGGTCTCGGCGGATGGGCGCACGGCAGCGTCGGGGGCGGCGGATGGCTCGCTCTTCGTGTGGGATCTGGCGACGGCGCGGGTAACGCGACACCTGCGCGGGCATACGGGCGTGGTGCATGCGGTCGCGCTCGCGGAGGACGCGGGCACGGTGGTGTCGGCCTCCGAGGACGGGACCGTGTGCGTGTGGAGCCTCTCGACCGGCGAACTCGTCCGGACGCTGCACGGACACGTGGGCGGCGTGCATGGCGTGGCGATTACGGCGGACGGTCGGTCTTGCGTGTCCGCGGGCGAGGACGACGAGGCGTTGTGGCTATGGGACGTTGATGCGGGGCGCGTCGAAAATGCGCCCGACGCGCCCGGCTCCCCACGCTCGGCCGTGGCGATGAAGGCGGAGGGGCGGGTCCTCGTGGCGGCCTCGCACGAGGACGCCGTGCTTTGCTGGGCGCCCCTCGAAGGCAGCCCGCCCGAGCTCCTCGCGGGCCACACCGACGGCGTGACGAGCGTGGCCATGACCCCGGACGGGCGCTTTTTGGCCTCGGGATCGTGGGATCACACGGTGCGCATGTGGGATCTCGACGCGCGGATCCCGCTCGGGGTCCTGCACGGCCATGCGGAGGGCGTGCAAGCCGTGGCGCTGACGCCGGACGGGCGGACCGTCGTGTCCGGCGGGGAAGACCGTACGGTGCGCGTGTGGGATCTCGGGACGAACGTGGCGCCCGGGGTCCCCGGAGGGCATCACGCGCGGGTGAGCGCGCTCGCGGCGACGCCGGACGGTTCGTTCGTGGTGTCGGCCTCGTTCGACGACACGCTGCGCATCTGGGACGCGCGGCAAGGCGCGCTGCATGCCGTGCTCGAAGGGCATGCCTTGTGGGTGCACGGCGTGGCCGTCACGCCGGATGGAAAGCGCGTGATCTCGGCGTCGGTCGACGGCTCGCTCCGGGTGTGGGACGTCGCGACGGGGCAGCTCGCGTGGGTGATCTCGTACCTGCCGGGGCGCGGGCCGGGCACGATGTCGCTCGGGCGCGAGGGCGTCCCGCTGTGCGCGCCGTTGCTCGTAGACGAGCGGGGCACGCGGGTGATCACGAAGAGCCAGGAGGGTGCGCTCGCCGCGTGGGATCTCACGGAGGGGCAGCGGGTGCGGACTTATGGGACGGGCCGCGAGGAGCCCCTCTGCGGGGCGCTCGTGGGCAATCGGCTCGCGGCGGGCGGCGCCGATGGGCAGGTCGTGTTGTGGGACGTGGGCTCGGCGGCGCAGGTCAGCGAGCTCGTGGGGCACGAGGCGGCGGTGCGGGCGGTGGGGATGTCGGCCGACGGCGGCTTTTTGGTGAGCGCGTCGGAGGATCACACGATCCGGGTATGGGATCTGGGCGCGGGGCGTGTGGTCCGCGTGCTCGCCGGGCATCGGGCGCCCGTGGGGGCCCTCGCGTGGCTCGGGGATGCGCGGCACCTCGTGAGCGCGTCAGAGGACCGAACGATCCGGGTATGGGATCTCGCGACCGGGGGTTCCGTGGCGCGGCTCGTGGTGCGCGAGCCGGTGGAGGCCCTGGCGGCGGGGCCGGGGGCGCGGTCCATCGTGGCGGGGGATCGCGCGGGGCACGTGTCGTTCCTGGAGCTCGAAGGCACGGATTGA
- a CDS encoding glucokinase, with protein MMKKRGGTGSLLVGDIGGTRTRLSLYDGLGKRLLLEAVLPSREHGSFEEIARSFLGSADHPHPSVAVLGVAGPIRDGMATVTNLSWKLDEVKLARSLSLDRVILANDLAVAARGCLHLPTDVAVPLGEGRPKAKGNHMAVIAAGTGLGEALLVWDGSKHLVLPTEGGHTDFAAQGAIEAELFAFLSKRFPEHVSYERVLSGNGLGALYDFFVARGARETKANERRLEEGDRNATIAELGLSGASRPAAKAVDLFASIYGAEAGNLALKLLGLGGVFVAGNIARHIVLARREQFLAGFRKKGRFAGLMAQIPVVVVTDPLVGVRGALAMAKDLLADGEAAPPARPKRVTRRKPSSR; from the coding sequence ATGATGAAGAAGCGTGGTGGGACGGGCTCGCTCCTGGTCGGCGACATCGGGGGCACGCGGACGCGGCTCTCGCTCTACGACGGCCTCGGGAAAAGGTTGCTGCTCGAAGCAGTCTTGCCGAGCCGCGAGCACGGGTCGTTCGAGGAGATCGCGCGGAGCTTCCTCGGGAGCGCCGATCACCCGCACCCGTCCGTCGCGGTCCTCGGCGTGGCCGGGCCGATCCGGGATGGCATGGCCACCGTGACCAACCTTTCGTGGAAGCTCGACGAGGTGAAGCTCGCGCGCAGCCTCTCGCTCGATCGCGTGATCCTCGCGAACGATCTCGCGGTCGCGGCGCGCGGATGCTTGCACCTGCCCACGGACGTCGCGGTGCCGCTCGGCGAGGGTCGGCCGAAGGCGAAGGGCAACCACATGGCCGTGATCGCGGCCGGGACGGGGCTCGGCGAAGCGCTGCTCGTGTGGGACGGGTCGAAGCACCTCGTGTTGCCGACCGAGGGAGGGCACACGGATTTCGCGGCGCAGGGCGCCATCGAGGCCGAACTCTTCGCATTCCTGTCGAAGCGATTCCCGGAGCACGTGAGCTACGAGCGCGTGCTCTCGGGCAACGGGCTCGGGGCGCTCTACGATTTCTTCGTGGCGCGCGGCGCGCGCGAGACGAAGGCGAACGAGCGGCGGCTCGAAGAGGGCGATCGGAACGCGACGATCGCGGAGCTCGGTTTGTCGGGTGCGTCGCGCCCGGCCGCGAAGGCCGTGGACCTCTTCGCCTCGATTTACGGCGCCGAGGCGGGGAACCTGGCGCTCAAGCTGCTCGGGCTCGGGGGCGTGTTCGTGGCGGGCAACATCGCGCGGCACATCGTGCTCGCGCGGCGGGAGCAGTTCCTCGCGGGGTTCCGCAAGAAAGGCCGATTCGCCGGGCTCATGGCGCAGATCCCGGTCGTCGTGGTGACGGATCCGCTGGTCGGCGTGCGCGGCGCGCTGGCGATGGCGAAGGATCTGCTCGCGGACGGCGAGGCGGCGCCCCCTGCCCGCCCGAAGCGCGTCACGCGGCGCAAGCCTTCGTCTCGGTAG
- a CDS encoding glucose-6-phosphate dehydrogenase assembly protein OpcA, whose protein sequence is MTALPVGEALARVEAELTSFWSSPDDQAGASTTKVRSSTMSFVAVAAPSEVEHARATTDALADTHPGRAFVLTSDGRLAPWEVSYDVRAACRLDGGTPICFDWIEMTFGAMACERAGSVVAALALPEVPVVVEIGRGAPRALLPSLLPRADRLIVDSAHTSASRIVEMLHDGTVPVGDRQFVRTYQWRELVARFFDDALAALGAIREVTVGRTPGGATEPAALLLGWLGSRLGWGFEARDRARDRRGEAVRVTLRDDPQEGLPPGQITGVWIEASLEGLPLSLACVRDRENPKQVAWTRRGARVTSHEHALGHRDEAWVLVKALDATEGDRVLRDALVLAAQWSER, encoded by the coding sequence GTGACGGCGCTCCCGGTCGGCGAGGCGCTCGCGCGGGTCGAGGCGGAGCTCACGTCCTTCTGGTCGTCGCCGGACGACCAGGCCGGCGCGTCCACCACGAAGGTGCGCTCGTCCACGATGAGCTTCGTGGCCGTCGCAGCCCCGTCCGAGGTCGAGCATGCGCGCGCGACGACGGACGCGCTCGCGGACACGCACCCGGGGCGCGCGTTCGTGCTGACGAGCGACGGGCGCCTCGCGCCCTGGGAGGTGAGCTACGACGTGCGGGCCGCGTGCCGGCTCGACGGAGGGACGCCGATCTGCTTCGACTGGATCGAGATGACGTTCGGCGCGATGGCGTGCGAGCGCGCCGGCTCGGTGGTGGCGGCACTCGCGCTGCCGGAGGTGCCGGTCGTCGTGGAGATCGGCCGCGGGGCGCCGCGCGCGCTCTTGCCCTCGCTGCTGCCGCGGGCCGATCGGCTGATCGTCGACTCGGCGCACACGAGCGCCTCGCGGATCGTGGAGATGCTCCACGACGGCACGGTCCCCGTGGGGGATCGGCAGTTCGTTCGGACGTACCAGTGGCGGGAGCTCGTGGCGCGGTTCTTCGATGACGCGCTCGCCGCGCTGGGAGCGATCCGCGAGGTCACGGTGGGGCGGACGCCGGGCGGCGCGACCGAGCCGGCGGCGCTCTTGCTCGGCTGGCTCGGATCAAGGCTCGGCTGGGGCTTCGAGGCGCGGGATCGGGCGCGGGATCGACGCGGCGAGGCGGTGCGGGTCACCCTGCGCGACGATCCGCAGGAGGGGCTCCCGCCGGGGCAGATCACGGGCGTGTGGATCGAGGCTTCGCTCGAAGGACTGCCGCTCTCACTCGCGTGCGTGCGCGACCGGGAGAACCCGAAGCAGGTCGCATGGACGCGGCGCGGGGCGCGCGTGACCTCGCACGAGCACGCGCTCGGGCACCGGGACGAGGCGTGGGTGCTGGTGAAGGCGCTCGACGCGACGGAGGGAGATCGGGTCCTGCGGGACGCGCTCGTCCTCGCGGCGCAGTGGAGCGAACGATGA